In one window of Vicinamibacterales bacterium DNA:
- the purF gene encoding amidophosphoribosyltransferase: MFPTDMSRMNTRDGFRDECGVFGIFGSPEAANLTYLGLYALQHRGQESAGIASADGARLFLSRSMGYVSEAFDESTLLSLKGTSAIGHVRYSTAGDSRLINAQPLLIDCAHGEISLCHNGNLVNAKELRDDLVRRGSIFQTDSDTEVILHLYARSQAPTAEDAIIESISQVRGAFSVVMLTKDKMIVVRDPHGFRPFAIGQLDGATVVCSETCALDLIGATYVRDVEPGEVIVVDSNGAQSYKPFADAQSAHCIFEHVYFARPDSDVFGQSVNQVRTNLGRRLAREVGVDADVIVPIPDSGVCAALGFAEESGIPLKMGLIRNHYVGRTFIHPQQAIRDFKVKVKLNPVKSILADKRVVLVDDSIVRGTTARKIVGMVRAAGAREVHMRISCPPTISPCYYGIDTPRRSELIGATHTVPEIQDFLGADSLAYLDLDGLLSAVGSRRGDYCTSCFTGKYPVEFPRDEDAYLQLALKLPNKS; this comes from the coding sequence ATGTTTCCAACCGACATGAGCCGAATGAATACCCGCGATGGGTTTAGGGACGAGTGCGGCGTCTTCGGCATCTTCGGGAGTCCCGAAGCCGCAAACCTAACGTATCTCGGTCTCTACGCTTTACAGCATCGTGGTCAGGAAAGTGCTGGGATTGCGTCCGCCGATGGCGCCCGTCTGTTCCTGTCGCGGTCGATGGGCTATGTGTCTGAGGCATTCGACGAGTCCACGTTGCTTTCACTTAAGGGAACATCAGCAATCGGGCACGTACGGTATTCCACGGCTGGCGATAGCCGGCTAATTAATGCCCAGCCGCTTCTCATTGACTGCGCGCATGGCGAAATTTCACTGTGCCACAACGGGAACCTCGTTAACGCGAAAGAGCTTCGAGACGACCTCGTGCGCCGGGGCTCCATTTTTCAGACTGACAGCGACACGGAAGTCATCCTGCATTTGTATGCGCGCTCGCAAGCTCCGACTGCTGAGGATGCGATCATTGAGTCAATTTCTCAGGTGCGTGGCGCGTTCTCCGTTGTGATGCTGACGAAAGATAAGATGATTGTGGTACGAGACCCTCACGGTTTCCGCCCGTTTGCTATTGGCCAGCTCGACGGCGCAACGGTAGTCTGCTCAGAGACATGTGCGCTGGATCTCATCGGCGCAACTTATGTGCGGGATGTTGAGCCTGGTGAGGTAATAGTGGTCGACTCGAATGGTGCTCAATCGTATAAACCCTTTGCTGATGCCCAGTCCGCGCACTGCATTTTCGAACACGTGTACTTCGCACGGCCAGACAGTGACGTGTTTGGCCAAAGTGTTAATCAGGTGAGGACGAACCTTGGGCGTCGGCTAGCTCGGGAGGTTGGTGTTGACGCCGACGTGATTGTCCCGATCCCTGACTCGGGCGTCTGCGCTGCGTTGGGATTTGCGGAGGAGTCCGGTATACCTCTCAAGATGGGCTTGATTCGGAACCATTATGTTGGTCGAACCTTCATTCACCCACAACAGGCAATCCGCGATTTCAAGGTTAAGGTAAAACTAAATCCAGTTAAGAGCATCCTTGCGGATAAACGGGTCGTCCTTGTCGATGATTCAATTGTTCGGGGAACGACTGCCCGTAAGATTGTCGGGATGGTTCGTGCGGCGGGAGCGCGAGAAGTTCACATGCGCATTAGTTGTCCCCCCACGATTTCGCCCTGCTACTACGGTATAGACACTCCTCGCCGCTCTGAGCTAATCGGTGCTACACACACCGTGCCAGAAATTCAGGATTTTCTAGGAGCTGACAGTTTGGCCTATCTCGACTTGGATGGACTGTTGAGTGCTGTCGGTTCTCGTCGTGGGGATTACTGCACATCCTGTTTCACTGGCAAGTATCCGGTTGAATTTCCACGAGATGAGGATGCTTATCTCCAACTCGCGCTCAAGTTACCCAACAAATCGTGA
- the purN gene encoding phosphoribosylglycinamide formyltransferase: MKALNRRLGVLISGRGSNLQAIIDAISNRQLDATIGVVISNRAKADGLGRARDAGIEAIYLDHRSHGDRETYDRMLVSELQARGVGLVCLAGFMRVLTPVFLDAFPNAVLNIHPSLLPAFPGLDAQRQAWEHGVKVTGATVHFVTADLDAGPIVSQVSVPVRDDDTFDTLAARILEEEHRVYPKAIAGVLDGAGIPSLG, encoded by the coding sequence ATGAAGGCTCTCAATCGACGTCTCGGCGTGCTAATTTCTGGCCGTGGGAGTAACCTGCAGGCGATTATCGATGCGATCTCTAACAGACAGCTTGATGCCACAATTGGAGTCGTAATCTCGAACCGTGCTAAGGCTGACGGTCTCGGGCGCGCTCGCGATGCCGGAATTGAGGCCATCTACCTTGATCACCGTTCTCATGGGGACCGCGAGACCTACGATCGGATGCTCGTGTCAGAACTCCAAGCGCGGGGTGTGGGTCTCGTATGCCTAGCGGGGTTCATGAGGGTACTCACTCCGGTCTTTCTTGACGCGTTCCCAAACGCGGTTCTCAACATTCATCCTTCTTTACTACCAGCGTTCCCCGGCTTGGATGCACAACGTCAGGCTTGGGAACATGGGGTCAAGGTAACAGGGGCGACCGTGCACTTCGTAACTGCCGACCTCGATGCTGGCCCAATCGTTTCCCAGGTTTCGGTCCCTGTACGCGACGACGACACATTCGATACGCTGGCTGCGCGCATCCTAGAGGAGGAGCACCGGGTCTACCCAAAGGCGATTGCCGGTGTGCTTGACGGTGCTGGGATTCCTTCCTTGGGGTGA
- the purS gene encoding phosphoribosylformylglycinamidine synthase subunit PurS yields MKARVFVTLKESVFDPQGQTIADALHTMDYDRVRNVRQGKYFELELDVETIDDARALANEVADRLLANPVIESYRIDIEDETIGVSK; encoded by the coding sequence GTGAAGGCGCGCGTGTTCGTGACGCTCAAAGAATCAGTGTTCGACCCGCAGGGTCAGACGATTGCTGACGCTCTCCATACTATGGATTACGACCGCGTGCGGAACGTTCGACAAGGAAAGTATTTCGAACTTGAACTCGACGTTGAAACAATTGACGACGCCCGTGCACTGGCCAACGAAGTAGCTGATAGGTTACTCGCAAACCCGGTCATTGAAAGCTACAGAATCGACATAGAAGACGAGACGATCGGAGTGTCGAAGTAG
- a CDS encoding metallophosphoesterase, whose translation MAKEPEPDRLSRRSVMKAIIAAGVGGVAATGTYSFFYARRNLEITRTTLLSSGLPEALSGLRIGLLTDLHRSLTVPREDIEKAVTAMMKERPDLIVLGGDYVTWRDPQFVEDVADILAPLTAPHGVFAILGNHDDERAMPAALTAQGFEVLMDARTRITVASESLDLVGLRFWTRRATDVIPLLSSATRPAIVLAHDPRRVFEAAALDLSVVLSGHTHGGQIVIPGLGAIAARKFPIASGVFHQRNTTLFVSRGIGTVYVPFRLNCPPEVAILTLARRPYL comes from the coding sequence GACCGCCTCAGTCGTCGATCGGTCATGAAGGCCATCATAGCCGCAGGCGTTGGTGGTGTTGCTGCCACAGGCACATATAGCTTCTTTTATGCACGTCGAAATCTTGAGATTACCCGAACGACTCTTCTTTCCTCGGGCCTTCCTGAAGCACTCTCGGGTTTACGCATCGGGCTTCTGACTGACCTACACCGAAGTCTCACTGTACCCCGTGAGGACATCGAGAAAGCTGTCACGGCAATGATGAAGGAACGGCCCGACCTCATTGTCCTTGGCGGTGACTATGTAACCTGGCGTGACCCTCAGTTTGTTGAAGATGTTGCGGACATACTAGCCCCACTGACAGCTCCCCATGGTGTGTTCGCTATTCTCGGCAATCACGATGACGAGCGCGCGATGCCTGCAGCGTTAACCGCTCAAGGGTTTGAGGTCCTCATGGATGCTCGAACTCGAATCACAGTAGCTAGTGAATCGCTAGATTTGGTTGGCTTGAGGTTTTGGACACGTCGGGCGACCGACGTGATCCCCCTATTAAGTTCCGCAACCCGGCCAGCCATTGTCCTCGCGCACGATCCACGTCGGGTTTTCGAGGCAGCTGCCCTTGACTTATCCGTCGTTTTATCCGGGCACACTCATGGTGGCCAGATCGTCATTCCTGGACTCGGAGCTATCGCGGCGAGAAAATTTCCAATCGCGTCAGGTGTATTCCACCAAAGGAACACAACGCTTTTTGTTAGCCGCGGTATCGGTACAGTCTATGTGCCGTTCCGCCTAAACTGTCCGCCTGAGGTGGCGATCCTGACTCTGGCGCGACGGCCTTATTTGTAA
- the purM gene encoding phosphoribosylformylglycinamidine cyclo-ligase, producing the protein MVDYKASGVDIDAGNEAVKRIRGLARGTYTTNVLSDIGAFGGLFRPDIAGMREPVLVSSVDGVGTKLKVAFLADRHDTVGIDLVNHCVNDIIVQGAEPLFFLDYLATGRLVPDMVTMVVEGIAIACRENGCALLGGETAEMPGFYDDGEYDLAGFIVGVVDRKQLLDGRTIKRGDCLVGLPSSGLHTNGYSLARRIVFDELKLDVDSLLDELGHTVGDALLSPHRSYSRLIRPLLDDRMLKGLAHVTGGGMTENIPRVLPTGTSAIIDRNTWAVPPLFGWLQKSGAIADDEMFRTFNMGIGLIAIVDHTKVDSVLERLAEQGEKEAGVIGEIVSGDQLVTYRT; encoded by the coding sequence ATGGTTGACTACAAGGCGTCAGGCGTCGACATTGATGCTGGAAACGAGGCAGTCAAGCGCATCCGCGGTCTAGCTCGCGGGACCTACACGACTAATGTCTTGTCAGACATTGGAGCGTTTGGAGGTCTGTTTCGGCCGGATATTGCCGGAATGCGCGAGCCGGTGCTTGTATCTAGTGTTGACGGCGTTGGAACGAAGCTTAAAGTGGCTTTTCTAGCCGACCGTCATGACACGGTCGGAATCGATCTGGTCAACCACTGCGTCAATGACATTATCGTGCAAGGGGCTGAACCCTTATTCTTTCTTGACTATTTGGCGACAGGACGTCTCGTACCAGACATGGTAACGATGGTAGTTGAAGGAATTGCGATTGCCTGTCGCGAGAATGGTTGTGCCTTGTTGGGCGGTGAAACTGCTGAGATGCCCGGCTTCTACGACGATGGTGAATACGATCTCGCCGGATTCATCGTTGGTGTTGTGGATCGGAAGCAATTACTTGATGGTCGAACAATCAAAAGGGGTGACTGTCTCGTCGGCCTCCCGTCATCAGGTTTACATACCAACGGGTACTCACTTGCCCGTCGTATTGTCTTTGATGAACTCAAGCTTGATGTGGACTCACTCCTCGATGAGTTAGGTCATACGGTGGGTGACGCTTTGCTGAGTCCTCATCGGTCCTACTCACGCTTGATTCGTCCACTTTTGGATGACCGAATGTTGAAAGGACTAGCGCATGTGACGGGCGGCGGCATGACGGAGAACATTCCGCGCGTGTTGCCAACCGGAACCTCGGCGATTATTGACAGGAACACCTGGGCTGTACCGCCGCTCTTTGGCTGGCTGCAAAAGTCAGGTGCGATTGCTGACGACGAAATGTTCCGTACGTTCAATATGGGGATCGGCCTTATTGCGATCGTGGATCATACGAAGGTTGACTCAGTGCTAGAACGGCTCGCTGAACAGGGTGAAAAGGAGGCTGGCGTCATTGGGGAAATCGTTTCGGGCGATCAGTTGGTGACGTACCGAACGTGA
- the purB gene encoding adenylosuccinate lyase, producing the protein MIPRYTNPEMGRIWTDQHRYETWLLVETTAAEAMAEVGMIPAEAARDIRERGAVDIARVEEIEATTQHDVIAFTTAVAERVGDSARWLHFGLTSSDVLDTALALQMVEACDLILLDLNKLLEVIRTRAEEHRMTPMIGRTHGVHAEPMTFGLKLALWHAELARNQLRLNRAREVIRVGKVSGAVGTYAHLDPAIETSVCERLGLSPSPVSSQVLQRDRHAEVLATLAIAAASIEKFALEIRGLQKTEIGEVEEPFGKGQKGSSAMPHKRNPIGCEQLTGLARLLRANAMAALENVALWHERDISHSSVERVIVPDSFITLDHMLRRFTRIVSGLVVHPERMRENLERSRGVVFSGSVLLALTQRGVSREQAYEWVQRNAMRSFDEAMDFRALLMADAEVTAVMPEEALERMFDLDVQLRHVDKIFERVFGTNTNQGAEP; encoded by the coding sequence ATGATTCCTCGCTATACCAACCCTGAAATGGGCCGCATTTGGACTGACCAGCACCGCTATGAGACCTGGTTGCTCGTTGAGACGACCGCGGCTGAAGCGATGGCTGAGGTTGGGATGATTCCCGCTGAGGCCGCGCGTGACATTCGTGAACGCGGCGCTGTGGACATAGCGCGTGTTGAGGAAATTGAGGCTACGACCCAGCACGATGTTATTGCCTTCACCACTGCTGTAGCTGAGCGCGTTGGCGACTCGGCACGATGGCTGCACTTTGGCTTGACCTCCTCGGATGTGCTCGATACCGCGCTTGCTCTCCAGATGGTGGAGGCCTGTGATCTAATTCTTTTGGACCTGAATAAACTCTTGGAAGTTATTCGGACCCGTGCGGAGGAACACCGCATGACTCCGATGATCGGGCGGACTCACGGTGTGCATGCCGAGCCGATGACTTTCGGTTTAAAGCTGGCGCTCTGGCACGCCGAGTTGGCTCGCAATCAACTGCGGCTAAACCGGGCTCGTGAGGTAATTAGAGTTGGTAAAGTTTCCGGTGCGGTTGGCACCTACGCGCATCTCGATCCAGCTATCGAAACTAGTGTGTGCGAACGGCTCGGCCTTTCCCCGTCGCCGGTGTCGTCGCAGGTATTACAGCGAGACCGGCATGCTGAAGTACTAGCCACTTTGGCGATCGCGGCTGCTTCGATTGAGAAGTTTGCGCTTGAGATCCGTGGCTTGCAGAAGACCGAGATCGGCGAAGTCGAAGAACCGTTTGGAAAGGGACAAAAAGGTTCATCGGCGATGCCCCACAAACGAAACCCAATTGGCTGCGAACAATTGACCGGCTTGGCGCGTTTACTTCGAGCAAATGCTATGGCAGCGTTAGAGAATGTGGCGCTGTGGCATGAGCGCGACATTTCCCACTCGTCGGTCGAGCGGGTAATCGTGCCAGATAGTTTTATCACCCTCGATCACATGTTGCGCCGTTTTACGCGGATTGTCAGTGGGCTCGTTGTGCATCCGGAGCGGATGCGCGAGAACCTTGAGCGTTCGCGAGGCGTCGTTTTTTCCGGGAGCGTATTGTTGGCACTCACACAGCGGGGCGTGTCACGCGAACAAGCATACGAGTGGGTACAACGAAATGCGATGCGATCTTTCGATGAAGCGATGGATTTCAGGGCTCTACTTATGGCCGATGCTGAGGTTACGGCCGTTATGCCCGAAGAAGCGCTTGAGCGAATGTTCGATTTAGATGTGCAGTTGAGGCATGTGGATAAGATTTTTGAGAGAGTCTTTGGGACGAACACTAATCAGGGAGCGGAGCCGTGA
- a CDS encoding pitrilysin family protein, whose protein sequence is MIWLYGLSRKPFLISDLRGCTKLARRLEFLPPPMIVREVFDNGLRLITEAMPHVRSISLGVWIARGSRHEDPGQSGISHFIEHMLFKGSASRSAQEIAQAIDSIGGQVDAFTAKEYAGYYVKVLDTHLPAAFDILSDLILHPSFREKDIEREKKVVLEEIKMVEDTPDDLIHELFMQEFWEDHALGRPILGAPNVVSTFTSDELRGFFEQAYIAPNVVVSAAGNLEHPQLRSLVEAAFGDLPATGAPVSWVQPATMPQIHLRNKDLEQSHICVGTAAYPQDHPDRYTSYLMNTILGGSMSSRLFQHIREERGLAYAVSSGLNVYRDTGALVVYAGCATNSVAQVLDLVVDEMRALADTAVPAAELQRAKDHLKGSLMLSLESTSSRMSHLAGQELYLGKQVGLDETLESIDRVTIGDLQRISRDLLVDSPRAVTVLGPSTGLDLSAERLGVGVATVVE, encoded by the coding sequence ATGATCTGGCTTTACGGTTTATCACGTAAGCCCTTTTTGATCAGTGACTTGCGAGGTTGCACTAAACTTGCAAGACGACTTGAGTTTCTTCCTCCGCCGATGATCGTTCGCGAGGTGTTCGACAACGGTCTGCGCCTGATCACCGAGGCGATGCCGCATGTTCGCTCGATTAGTCTTGGTGTTTGGATTGCCCGTGGTTCCCGCCATGAAGACCCTGGCCAGTCAGGAATATCGCACTTCATTGAACACATGCTGTTCAAGGGGTCCGCATCGCGATCGGCACAAGAAATTGCGCAAGCCATTGATTCGATAGGTGGTCAAGTCGATGCTTTCACTGCGAAAGAATACGCGGGCTACTACGTAAAGGTGCTCGACACACATTTGCCGGCCGCTTTCGACATCCTGTCGGACCTCATTCTTCATCCTAGCTTTCGTGAAAAAGACATCGAAAGGGAGAAGAAGGTGGTGCTCGAAGAGATCAAGATGGTCGAGGATACGCCGGATGACCTAATCCATGAGTTGTTCATGCAGGAATTTTGGGAAGACCATGCTCTGGGTCGGCCGATTCTCGGTGCCCCCAATGTCGTATCTACGTTCACAAGTGATGAGCTCCGAGGGTTTTTCGAACAGGCCTACATAGCACCGAACGTGGTTGTTTCTGCCGCCGGTAATCTTGAGCATCCTCAGTTACGCAGCCTCGTCGAAGCCGCGTTTGGCGATTTGCCGGCAACTGGCGCTCCAGTGTCGTGGGTTCAACCCGCCACGATGCCGCAGATACATCTGCGCAATAAGGACCTTGAGCAGAGCCACATTTGCGTTGGCACTGCTGCCTACCCCCAGGACCACCCAGATCGCTATACCAGCTATCTGATGAACACGATCTTAGGTGGTTCGATGAGTTCCCGATTGTTTCAGCATATCCGTGAAGAGCGCGGACTAGCCTATGCTGTGTCTAGCGGTCTCAACGTATATCGCGATACAGGAGCACTTGTTGTTTATGCGGGTTGTGCGACGAACTCGGTCGCCCAAGTCCTTGACTTGGTTGTTGATGAGATGCGCGCTTTGGCTGACACAGCGGTGCCGGCTGCTGAGTTGCAGCGAGCCAAAGACCACTTAAAGGGGAGCTTGATGCTCTCCCTGGAGAGTACTTCGTCCAGAATGTCGCACCTTGCAGGCCAAGAGCTTTATCTCGGCAAGCAGGTCGGCTTGGACGAGACCCTTGAGAGCATCGACCGCGTGACGATAGGGGACTTACAGCGCATAAGTCGTGACTTGTTGGTGGATAGTCCTCGGGCCGTAACGGTACTAGGGCCGTCGACCGGACTTGATCTGTCGGCTGAGCGTTTGGGTGTCGGTGTCGCGACCGTCGTCGAATAA
- the purQ gene encoding phosphoribosylformylglycinamidine synthase subunit PurQ, which yields MKFAIVVFPGSNCDHDAYYATKHVLGVDAEFVWHKELSLQGADVVILPGGFSYGDYLRTGSIARFSPVMASVLAFAEAGGPVLGICNGFQILLEAGLLPGGMLYNRSVKFQCEQVYVRVEALDTPFTCTATLGQVLRIPIAHGEGNYFAPPDELDLLEANRQVVFRYCDVEGAVADAANPNGSARGIAGLCNKQRNVVALMPHPERACESAMGSADGLVVFESAIAQLKSDGMVLPG from the coding sequence ATGAAATTCGCCATTGTCGTTTTTCCTGGGTCCAATTGTGACCACGATGCTTATTACGCCACAAAACACGTCCTAGGTGTCGACGCTGAGTTCGTGTGGCACAAGGAACTTAGTCTTCAGGGTGCGGATGTAGTGATTTTGCCTGGCGGTTTTTCCTACGGTGATTATCTCCGGACAGGTTCGATTGCCAGATTTTCTCCGGTCATGGCATCGGTACTGGCGTTCGCGGAGGCTGGCGGCCCCGTGCTCGGAATCTGTAATGGATTCCAAATACTGCTCGAGGCCGGTTTACTACCTGGCGGAATGCTATATAACCGCAGTGTTAAGTTTCAATGTGAGCAAGTTTATGTCCGTGTCGAGGCACTCGATACGCCGTTCACCTGCACTGCGACTCTGGGTCAAGTGTTGCGCATCCCAATCGCGCATGGCGAAGGCAATTACTTTGCACCGCCAGATGAACTCGACTTGCTCGAAGCTAATCGTCAGGTGGTTTTCCGTTACTGCGATGTCGAAGGGGCGGTTGCCGATGCGGCAAATCCTAATGGTTCGGCGCGCGGCATTGCAGGACTTTGTAACAAACAGCGGAATGTCGTGGCATTAATGCCGCATCCGGAGCGCGCCTGCGAGTCGGCGATGGGGAGCGCTGACGGCTTGGTAGTCTTCGAATCTGCCATTGCGCAACTAAAGAGTGATGGAATGGTGCTGCCCGGATGA
- a CDS encoding MBL fold metallo-hydrolase: protein MSVELTVLGSGSSGNATLVTSDNDRVLIDAGLSYRAIQQRLDSLGLAADTLRAVLITHAHVDHVRSAGMLSRKHGIPIYVTEATRTAWGEGAQKVANWKFLIPGRMVAFGAMQFVPFGVCHDADDTLGFRINTPDGAIGFATDVGNITEDLISRFATCRVLVMESNHAVELLRVSPYAASVRSRIAGDDGHLSNEDVAAFVRDHLGADVRCIVLAHLSRVNNVPEIAKMSCLDALCAVGREDVRVVVADQDRPTPTIDLASLSRYSARLAPTQSGLTQTDLPFA from the coding sequence ATCTCTGTCGAACTAACAGTCCTCGGAAGTGGTAGTAGTGGGAACGCCACCCTTGTGACCAGCGACAACGACAGAGTGTTGATCGACGCTGGATTGAGTTACCGTGCTATACAGCAGCGGCTAGATAGCTTGGGCCTTGCTGCTGACACTCTCCGTGCTGTGCTCATTACTCATGCCCATGTTGACCACGTGCGGAGCGCGGGAATGCTCTCGCGAAAGCACGGAATTCCAATTTATGTCACAGAAGCGACTCGTACTGCTTGGGGTGAGGGCGCCCAGAAGGTCGCAAATTGGAAATTCTTGATCCCTGGACGTATGGTGGCTTTCGGCGCGATGCAATTTGTCCCGTTTGGTGTCTGTCACGATGCTGACGATACGCTCGGGTTCCGGATTAACACTCCAGACGGCGCGATTGGATTCGCGACTGATGTCGGGAACATTACCGAGGATTTGATTTCCCGCTTTGCGACGTGCCGTGTGCTAGTGATGGAATCGAATCATGCGGTAGAGTTGCTCCGCGTAAGTCCATACGCGGCCAGTGTTCGGTCACGCATTGCTGGGGATGATGGACATCTGTCGAATGAAGATGTGGCTGCCTTTGTCCGCGACCATTTGGGCGCTGATGTGCGCTGCATCGTCTTGGCTCACCTAAGTCGGGTCAACAACGTGCCGGAAATTGCCAAGATGAGCTGCTTGGATGCACTTTGCGCGGTCGGGCGCGAGGATGTTCGGGTGGTGGTCGCGGACCAGGATCGACCAACGCCTACGATTGACCTAGCTAGTCTGTCTCGCTACTCCGCGCGGTTGGCGCCAACGCAATCAGGTCTGACTCAGACCGATCTACCGTTTGCCTAA
- the purL gene encoding phosphoribosylformylglycinamidine synthase subunit PurL produces the protein MVTIKSKTLDHHGLSREEYQKILEILGREPSPTEIGIFSVMWSEHCSYKSSRIHLRTLPTTGARVVQGPGENAGAVDVGDGLVAVFKIESHNHPSFIEPYQGAATGVGGIIRDIFTMGARPIALLNSLRFGSLNDVKTRGILEGVVAGIGGYGNSIGIPTVGGEILFEDTYKGNPLVNVFCLGLAQAGKLVMGEASGVGNSVYYVGAKTGRDGIHGATMASAEFDEQSSEKRPAVQVGDPFMEKLLLEACLELMQTNALVGIQDMGAAGLTCSTSEMGSRGGVGIDIDVTRVPQRESGMTPYEIMLSESQERMLMVVRRGRETEVERIFKKWDLHAVSIGVVTDDGQLRVREGDSVVAEIPNGELADEAPLYNRPTEIPGYLEQVRRLDLEALPVLPTAESALLKLLGSLAVTSKHWVYRQYDHMVRTNTIAPAGMGAGVVRLKGTDRALAISVDGNGRHCYLDPHLGAMLAVAEAARNVACAGALPIGATNCLNFGNPERPEIMWQFARAVEGIGEACRALEVPITGGNVSFYNETDGQAIYPTPVLGVVGVIENASSVLSRVFPSSQLAILLLGGGPGVLGGSEYLKTVCGQVAGSLAPLSLDSERRLQQLLVELASAGLIQSAHDCSDGGLAVALAECCFDSGGAGADLMMPDDASEERADVAEASILFGEAPSRVLVSIAESDFGIVRKKVETADVPIAAQGQTGGDRITISLAGRKVLDLPVADAEAAWRQGMERFFVNRAA, from the coding sequence ATGGTTACGATTAAATCCAAGACTCTTGACCACCACGGCTTGAGTCGTGAGGAGTACCAGAAGATTCTCGAGATCCTTGGTCGAGAACCCTCACCCACGGAGATCGGCATCTTTTCAGTGATGTGGTCGGAGCACTGTAGCTATAAGAGTTCACGGATCCACCTGCGGACACTGCCGACGACTGGAGCGCGTGTAGTGCAGGGCCCTGGCGAGAACGCAGGCGCCGTGGACGTTGGTGACGGGCTTGTCGCCGTTTTTAAAATCGAATCTCATAACCACCCTTCGTTTATCGAGCCCTATCAGGGGGCGGCAACCGGTGTCGGTGGCATCATCAGAGATATCTTCACTATGGGAGCGCGCCCGATCGCACTGCTCAATTCGCTACGCTTCGGGTCGCTCAATGACGTGAAAACTCGTGGCATCTTGGAGGGAGTGGTCGCTGGCATTGGGGGATACGGCAACAGTATCGGCATTCCGACGGTGGGCGGCGAAATCTTGTTCGAAGATACCTATAAGGGCAATCCGTTGGTCAATGTCTTCTGTCTCGGCCTTGCTCAAGCCGGTAAGCTCGTCATGGGAGAAGCGTCCGGTGTAGGTAATTCGGTGTATTACGTTGGCGCCAAAACCGGACGTGATGGCATTCACGGCGCAACGATGGCCTCGGCGGAATTTGATGAGCAGTCATCGGAGAAGCGGCCCGCCGTGCAGGTGGGTGATCCGTTTATGGAAAAACTTTTGCTCGAGGCATGTCTTGAGCTGATGCAAACCAACGCGCTCGTGGGGATTCAGGACATGGGTGCTGCCGGTCTGACCTGTTCGACTTCGGAAATGGGTTCACGTGGTGGCGTCGGTATTGACATTGATGTGACCCGAGTTCCACAGCGTGAATCCGGGATGACACCATACGAAATCATGCTGTCGGAGTCACAGGAGCGAATGCTTATGGTCGTCCGCCGCGGGCGGGAGACCGAGGTAGAGCGCATCTTTAAAAAGTGGGACCTGCATGCCGTGTCGATTGGTGTGGTGACAGATGACGGCCAGTTGCGTGTGCGTGAGGGAGACTCCGTAGTTGCCGAGATTCCGAACGGTGAGCTCGCCGATGAGGCACCTCTCTACAATCGCCCAACTGAGATCCCGGGGTATCTAGAACAGGTGCGTCGCTTGGATCTCGAAGCGTTGCCGGTGTTGCCGACAGCAGAGTCAGCGCTACTGAAACTTTTAGGTTCGCTGGCCGTGACTAGTAAGCATTGGGTTTACCGCCAGTACGATCACATGGTTCGCACTAATACGATTGCACCTGCGGGCATGGGCGCGGGTGTTGTAAGGCTGAAAGGTACGGATCGAGCCTTGGCAATCTCGGTCGACGGCAACGGACGACACTGCTATCTTGACCCACATCTAGGGGCAATGCTGGCCGTCGCGGAGGCGGCCCGCAACGTTGCCTGTGCGGGTGCTTTGCCGATTGGAGCTACCAACTGCCTGAACTTTGGAAATCCAGAGCGCCCAGAAATCATGTGGCAGTTTGCGCGCGCCGTGGAGGGGATTGGCGAAGCCTGTCGAGCCTTAGAGGTGCCGATTACTGGTGGCAACGTAAGCTTCTACAATGAAACCGATGGACAAGCAATCTATCCTACGCCGGTGCTCGGGGTTGTTGGGGTGATCGAGAATGCTTCCAGTGTTCTCAGTCGAGTATTTCCGTCATCCCAGTTGGCGATCCTGTTGTTAGGAGGTGGTCCCGGGGTATTGGGCGGGAGCGAGTATCTCAAGACGGTCTGTGGACAAGTTGCGGGTTCACTGGCCCCCCTGTCATTAGACTCCGAGCGTAGGCTTCAGCAACTTCTGGTTGAGCTCGCCTCAGCCGGTCTTATTCAGTCAGCGCACGATTGCTCGGATGGGGGTCTTGCTGTGGCGCTCGCCGAGTGTTGCTTCGATTCGGGCGGTGCAGGGGCCGACCTAATGATGCCTGATGACGCAAGTGAGGAACGCGCTGATGTTGCGGAAGCGTCAATCTTGTTCGGCGAGGCACCATCAAGGGTGCTTGTGTCGATCGCCGAAAGTGACTTTGGGATCGTCCGTAAGAAAGTTGAGACTGCAGATGTCCCGATTGCAGCCCAGGGACAGACCGGAGGTGACCGGATCACCATCTCGCTCGCCGGTCGAAAGGTGCTTGACTTACCGGTTGCTGACGCTGAAGCCGCGTGGCGGCAAGGCATGGAGCGATTTTTCGTTAATCGAGCAGCTTAA